The following DNA comes from Micromonospora chokoriensis.
GGCGACCTGGAGGCCACCACACTGCACGGCGGTCTGCTCGCCGCCCGGCACGTGCTGGGCGCCGATGTGGCCATCGTGGCCCAGGGGCCCGGCAACCTGGGCACCGGCACCCGGTGGGGCTTCTCCGGCGTCGCGGTCGGCGAGGCGGTCAACGCGATCGCCACGCTGGGCGGCCGGGCGGTCGGGTCGTTGCGCATCTCCGACGCCGATCCCCGACCTCGACACCGGGGTGTGTCGCACCACAGCCTGACCGCGTACGGCCGGGTGGCGCTCGCCTCGGCGGACCTGGTGGTGCCCGAGGACCTGGAGCCGGCCCTCGCCGCCGAGGTGGACGCGTCGCTGGTGCCCCTGATGACCCGGCACCGGATCGTGCGGGTGCCCACCGCAGGTCTCGACGCCGCGTTGCGCGCCAGCACCGTGCCGCTGTCCACGATGGGTCGCGGTCTCGACGCCGACCACGCGTACTTCCTGGCCGCAGCCGCCGCCGGTCGCCACGCGGCAACCCAACTCCCCTAACTCCCCCGCCTGGTTCGCGCGTCGATCATGGAGTTGGGGTGACCGGAAGGTAGCTGCCCACACCTTTTGTCCCCACCACAAGTCCATGATCGACAGGAACGGGGTGCGGGTGGGGTCAGGCCAGGAAGATCAGGGCCAGCCAGCCGCCCACGATGAGGGCCAGGGCCAGGGCCAGCACCCACGTCGGCACGGTGTACTCACCGCGCCGGTTACGGTCGATCTCGGCGCGGATCTTCTCCCGCCGGCGTTCGACCCAGTTCTGCCGCTCGCCGCGTTCGGAGCGGTCGGATGGTCCAGAAGTCGTCATGGCGCGCTCAGCTTAACCGCACGGTGCGCCGGGGCGACCGGCCCCGTCGGCTCACGCCGCCGCCGGGGCCGGCGCACCGGTCACATGCTGGCGATCAGCCGCTCCACCCGCTCGTCGTACGCCCGGAACGGGTCCTTGCAGAGCACTGTGCGTTGCGCCTGGTCGTTGAGCTTCAGGTGCACCCAGTCGACGGTGAAGTCGCGGCGCTTCTCCTGCGCGTGCCGGATGAACTCGCCGCGCAGCCGGGCCCGCGTGGTCTGCGGCGGGGTCTCCTTCGCCTCGAAGATCTCCGGGTCGGTGGCCACCCGGTCGACCTCGCCGCGGCGCTCCAACAACCCGTAGAGGCCGCGTCCGCGACGTACGTCGTGGTAGGCCAGATCCATCTGCGCCACCCGGGGGTGCGACAACGGCAGGTCGTGCTTGCGCTGGTAGCGCTCGATCAGCCGCAGCTTGCTGACCCAGTCGATCTCCCGCGAGACCGGTTCGAGGTCGCCGGTCTCCACCGCGTTGAGCACCCGACCCCACAGCTCGACGACCCGCTTGGCGGCCTGGTCGCCACCCCGGCGCTCGACGAACTCGGTCGCCTTGGCCAGGTATTCCTGCTGGATGTCCAGGGCACTGACCTCCTTGCCGTTGGCCAGTCGCACCTTGCGCCGGCCGGTGATGTCGTGCGACACCTCCCGGATCGCCCGGATCGGGTTCTCCAGGGACAGGTCGCGCATCACCACCCCGGCCTCGATCATCCGCAGCACGATGTCGGCGGTGCCGACCTTGAGCAGCGTGGTGACCTCGTTCATGTTGGAGTCACCGACGATCACGTGCAGCCGCCGGTAGCGCTCGGCGTCGGCATGCGGCTCGTCGCGGGTGTTGATGATCGGGCGGCTGCGGGTGGTCGCCGAGGAGACGCCCTCCCAGATGTGCTCGGCCCGCTGCGACAGGCAGTAGACCGCGCCGCGCGGGGTCTGCAGGACCTTGCCGGCCCCGCAGATCAACTGCCTGGTGACGAGGAACGGGATGAGCACGTCGGCGAGCCGGCCGAACTCGCCGTGTCGGGAGACCAGGTAGTTCTCGTGGCAGCCGTACGAGTTGCCGGCCGAGTCGGTGTTGTTCTTGAACAGGTAGATCTCACCCGCGATGCCCTCGTCGTGCAGTCGCTTCTCCGCGTCGACGAGCAGGCCCTCCAGGATCCGCTCGCCGGCCCGGTCGTGGGCGACCAGGTCGGTCACCGAGTCGCACTCCGGTGTCGCGTACTCCGGGTGCGACCCGACGTCCAGGTAGAGACGGGCCCCGTTACGCAGGAAGACGTTGCTCGACCGACCCCAGGACACCACGCGCCGGAACAGATAGCGCGCGACCTCGTCCGGGGACAGCCGCCGCTGCCCG
Coding sequences within:
- the pafA gene encoding Pup--protein ligase; translated protein: MERRIFGLETEYGVTCTYRGQRRLSPDEVARYLFRRVVSWGRSSNVFLRNGARLYLDVGSHPEYATPECDSVTDLVAHDRAGERILEGLLVDAEKRLHDEGIAGEIYLFKNNTDSAGNSYGCHENYLVSRHGEFGRLADVLIPFLVTRQLICGAGKVLQTPRGAVYCLSQRAEHIWEGVSSATTRSRPIINTRDEPHADAERYRRLHVIVGDSNMNEVTTLLKVGTADIVLRMIEAGVVMRDLSLENPIRAIREVSHDITGRRKVRLANGKEVSALDIQQEYLAKATEFVERRGGDQAAKRVVELWGRVLNAVETGDLEPVSREIDWVSKLRLIERYQRKHDLPLSHPRVAQMDLAYHDVRRGRGLYGLLERRGEVDRVATDPEIFEAKETPPQTTRARLRGEFIRHAQEKRRDFTVDWVHLKLNDQAQRTVLCKDPFRAYDERVERLIASM